A single genomic interval of Acipenser ruthenus chromosome 28, fAciRut3.2 maternal haplotype, whole genome shotgun sequence harbors:
- the LOC131701966 gene encoding interferon a3-like: protein MGRNMFAFCFVLSLLCGCCSSLGCKWIKDDLYKLTSKETMNLLKHMGKEFVKERAHMHIPPKAYKMHKHTKLGDNVFEVYEAFLNISKIFNLNQDSVTTWNRTALDIFRNNLYRQTKELKSCMQEMKYSDNRRSSEIKTLESYFKKLEHFLENKNYSARAWEVIRIQVQDNLERMDRFTAHIRTHMMDNSNV from the exons ATGGGCCGAAATATGTTCGCATTCTGCTTTGTACTGTCGCTATTATGCGGCTGCTGCTCATCGCTAGGATGCAAATGGATCAAGGACGACCTTTACAAACTCACCAGCAAAGAAACCATGAACCTGCTGAAACACATG gGCAAGGAGTTTGTTAAAGAAAGAGCACACATGCATATCCCACCTAAAGCTTACAAAATGCACAAACATACGAAG TTGGGAGACAATGTGTTTGAGGTTTATGAAGCATTTCTTAACATCAGCAAGattttcaatttaaatcaagACTCGGTGACAACATGGAACAGGACTGCCCTGGATATCTTCAGGAACAACCTCTACCGACAGACTAAAGAACTCAAGTCTTGT atgCAGGAGATGAAATACTCCGACAACAGACGATCTTCTGAAATCAAGACATtggaatcatattttaaaaagttagaaCATTTTTTGGAAAACAAG aatTACTCTGCTCGTGCCTGGGAGGTTATCAGAATACAAGTTCAAGACAATTTGGAAAGGATGGATCGATTCACTGCTCATATTAGAACACACATGATGGATAATTCCAACGTTTaa
- the LOC117434485 gene encoding interferon alpha-1-like, which produces MAQQHFWTFCLVLTFVPQILSLECKWMDFHFRHKNELSTGFLKDMGGKLPLKCLTEQINLQFPQNAYNSEDSSTETTVLIAYNVLNHVFNLFDETLTPVSWDLSKLHYFKNILFRQAGKLEECMEGQTAFAGDLHSFADRSELLKTYFEKMENVLKDKNHSVCAWEIVRMQVIRNLEQLHMMLDRAWNP; this is translated from the exons ATGGCACAGCAGCATTTCTGGACGTTTTGTCTCGTTCTGACTTTTGTCCCTCAAATTCTTTCTCTGGAATGCAAATGGATGGATTTTCATTTCAGACATAAGAATGAACTAAGTACTGGGTTTCTGAAAGACATG GGTGGCAAATTACCGCTGAAATGTCTTACCGAACAGATAAACCTGCAGTTTCCTCAGAACGCCTATAATTCAGAAGATTCATCG ACTGAGACAACTGTATTGATTGCATATAACGTTCTGAACCACGTCTTCAACCTTTTTGACGAAACTCTTACACCTGTGTCTTGGGACCTCTCAAAGCTGCATTACTTCAAAAATATCCTATTCCGTCAGGCAGGCAAGCTTGAGGAATGC aTGGAAGGTCAAACAGCTTTCGCTGGGGATCTGCACTCTTTTGCCGACCGCAGCGAGCTTCTGAAGACGTACTTTGAAAAGATGGAAAATGTTTTAAAGGACAAG AACCACAGTGTCTGCGCCTGGGAAATCGTAAGGATGCAAGTTATTCGTAACTTGGAGCAGTTACATATGATGCTTGACAGAGCTTGGAATCCTTAA